The Candidatus Thermoplasmatota archaeon genome window below encodes:
- a CDS encoding transketolase family protein, translating into MKQQMANPRDAYGQALVQIGKKNESIVVLDADLSKSTKTILFAKQFPNRFFEMGIAEANMISTAAGLASCGKIPFASTFAVFATGRVYDQIRMDVAYSNHNVKIFATHGGISVGKDGASHQMIEDIALMRVLPNMKVFAPSDALQTQRVVELMAFEEGPMYSRIGRESSPILYSQEDTLHMKIGKGIIVCDGDDATLIACGTMVSQCIEASKKLKKEGIYVRVLDMFCIKPLDQKLILRCSKDTQAILTVEEHSIIGGLGSAVAEVLLENGYTGKFKRIGIQDMFCESGEPEHLFNKYGLSAQHIIKNVKTLLKKE; encoded by the coding sequence ATGAAACAACAGATGGCAAATCCTCGAGATGCTTATGGCCAGGCGCTTGTCCAGATAGGGAAAAAAAACGAATCTATCGTTGTTCTTGATGCTGACCTCTCAAAATCAACAAAAACAATTCTTTTTGCCAAGCAATTTCCTAATCGATTTTTTGAGATGGGTATTGCAGAAGCAAACATGATTTCAACGGCAGCTGGTCTCGCATCTTGTGGAAAAATACCGTTTGCGAGTACATTTGCAGTTTTCGCAACCGGTCGCGTCTACGATCAAATACGTATGGATGTTGCATACTCAAACCATAACGTAAAGATTTTTGCAACTCACGGTGGCATTAGTGTCGGCAAAGATGGTGCAAGCCATCAGATGATCGAAGATATCGCTCTTATGCGCGTATTACCAAATATGAAGGTTTTTGCACCAAGTGATGCTCTGCAAACACAACGTGTCGTTGAGCTAATGGCCTTCGAAGAGGGACCAATGTATAGTCGTATCGGTCGAGAGTCATCTCCTATTCTCTATTCTCAAGAAGATACCCTGCATATGAAGATAGGTAAAGGAATTATCGTTTGTGATGGAGATGATGCAACACTGATTGCTTGCGGTACCATGGTAAGTCAGTGCATTGAAGCAAGTAAGAAACTAAAAAAAGAAGGAATCTATGTTCGTGTTCTTGACATGTTTTGTATTAAACCTCTTGATCAGAAACTAATTCTGCGGTGTTCAAAGGACACCCAAGCAATACTTACGGTTGAGGAACATTCCATAATCGGAGGTCTTGGCAGTGCAGTTGCTGAAGTACTACTTGAGAATGGGTATACTGGTAAATTTAAACGAATTGGTATTCAAGATATGTTTTGTGAATCTGGAGAGCCAGAACATTTATTTAACAAATATGGCCTAAGCGCCCAACATATTATAAAAAATGTTAAAACTTTACTGAAGAAAGAATAG
- a CDS encoding GTP-binding protein — protein MDSSLDQQIKAIEEEIFKTQKNKATEHHIGKLKAKMARLKEEAERRKSSGAKGKGFSLKKSGDATVGIVGFPSVGKSTLLNQLTEATSKVGDYDFTTLEAIPGMMKYQGAEIQLLDLPGLIVGAAQGKGRGREVISAIRNVDLVLFLLDPWHLEQVELIEKELYAAGLRLNQKPPDVIITKKAYGGITLHMTTAVTHMSEATIRSIISEFVINADITIREDVTEDRLIDAFAQNRVYVPALIVVNKKDIVDQETLSKTLQELEKKGWKTHAISAKTGDGLPELQELIFQYLNLIRVYMKPVGKKADYTQPLILKKGSTIEKACQMIHKEFLRNFRYATVWGSSAKHAGQKVGLDHILHDRDVLTIVLKK, from the coding sequence ATGGATTCTTCACTTGATCAGCAAATCAAAGCTATTGAAGAAGAGATTTTCAAAACACAGAAAAATAAAGCTACTGAACATCATATCGGAAAACTTAAAGCAAAAATGGCTCGTCTTAAAGAGGAGGCAGAACGGAGAAAAAGTTCTGGAGCAAAAGGAAAAGGCTTTTCATTGAAGAAATCAGGAGATGCAACAGTTGGAATCGTTGGGTTTCCAAGCGTTGGAAAAAGTACACTTCTCAATCAGCTTACTGAGGCAACTAGTAAAGTGGGAGATTATGACTTTACTACTCTTGAGGCAATCCCTGGTATGATGAAATATCAAGGAGCAGAAATTCAGCTTTTAGATCTCCCCGGGTTGATTGTTGGCGCGGCACAGGGAAAGGGACGAGGTCGTGAGGTGATTTCTGCAATTCGAAATGTAGATTTAGTCTTATTTCTCCTTGATCCCTGGCATCTTGAACAGGTTGAACTCATTGAAAAAGAACTCTATGCTGCTGGTCTCCGGTTAAATCAGAAACCTCCTGATGTTATCATTACAAAAAAAGCATACGGTGGTATCACTCTTCATATGACGACCGCAGTAACACACATGAGCGAAGCAACAATTCGTTCTATTATCTCAGAATTTGTCATAAATGCTGATATAACTATTCGAGAAGATGTAACCGAGGATCGACTGATTGATGCGTTTGCACAGAATCGAGTATATGTACCTGCATTAATTGTTGTTAATAAAAAAGATATTGTTGATCAAGAAACGTTATCTAAAACTCTCCAGGAACTCGAAAAAAAAGGATGGAAAACACATGCGATATCAGCGAAAACTGGTGATGGTTTACCTGAACTTCAAGAACTGATTTTTCAGTATTTAAATCTCATCCGAGTGTATATGAAGCCAGTCGGGAAAAAAGCAGATTATACGCAGCCGTTAATTCTGAAAAAAGGGTCGACAATTGAAAAAGCCTGTCAAATGATCCATAAAGAATTTCTTCGGAATTTCAGATATGCAACTGTATGGGGTTCATCGGCGAAGCATGCTGGACAAAAAGTTGGCCTTGACCATATCCTTCATGATCGAGATGTTTTAACTATAGTTCTAAAAAAATAA
- a CDS encoding transketolase — protein MHSHPDDLIKQLNLQAVKIRKHIIEMLYRAKSGHPGGSLSATDAMVALYFHHMNHYPKDPNNPDRDRFILSKGHAAPALYACLAESQYFDVQELYRLREVNSMLQGHPVCKHIPGVEASTGSLGHGLSFGIGVALAGKLDKKSYRVYVMLGDGETNEGQIWEAAAVASHYRLDNLTALLDRNFLQIDGNTEEVLRLESVRERWGSFGWNVIEIDGHDMHAICESLHEAEEHKHQPTMIILDTVKGKGVSFMENNVDFHGVPPNEVEYKMAMEELTVIERYLEVQNQ, from the coding sequence TGAATCTACAAGCAGTCAAAATCAGAAAACATATTATTGAAATGTTGTATCGAGCAAAATCAGGTCATCCTGGAGGTTCTTTATCAGCAACCGATGCAATGGTCGCATTATATTTTCACCATATGAACCATTATCCAAAAGATCCAAATAACCCTGATCGAGACCGATTTATTCTAAGTAAAGGTCATGCAGCTCCAGCTTTATATGCATGCCTTGCTGAATCACAATACTTTGACGTCCAAGAATTATATAGACTTCGAGAAGTTAATTCCATGCTTCAAGGTCATCCTGTTTGTAAACATATTCCTGGTGTTGAAGCATCAACAGGGTCACTTGGTCATGGACTTTCTTTTGGTATCGGGGTTGCTCTTGCAGGAAAACTCGATAAAAAATCATATCGTGTGTATGTCATGCTTGGTGACGGAGAAACCAACGAAGGGCAAATCTGGGAAGCAGCAGCTGTTGCATCACATTATCGTCTCGATAATCTCACTGCATTACTTGACCGGAATTTTCTTCAAATTGATGGAAACACTGAGGAAGTACTCCGTCTAGAATCTGTACGAGAACGTTGGGGATCCTTTGGATGGAATGTGATCGAAATCGATGGTCATGACATGCATGCTATTTGTGAATCACTCCATGAAGCAGAGGAACATAAGCATCAACCAACAATGATTATTCTTGATACGGTAAAAGGAAAAGGTGTTTCCTTCATGGAGAACAACGTTGATTTTCATGGTGTACCTCCCAACGAGGTTGAGTATAAAATGGCGATGGAAGAACTCACCGTGATAGAACGATATCTGGAGGTGCAAAACCAATGA
- the arcC gene encoding carbamate kinase, producing the protein MQKRAVIALGGNALIKKGQKGTIYEQFANTRESCKAIVNMIHAGWDVAITHGNGPQVGAIFLQNEAAKHITPAMPLGICVAESEGLIGYMIQQCLSNALRKNRIEKPVIALITQVLVDRDDPSLLNPTKPIGPYYTEEEAKQMIRDGYTMTKLPRGWRMLAPSPDPKKIVEGDVIKKLLDDGIIVIASGGGGMPVIEKQGWGLDGLEAVVDKDLAAERLAEAVNAELLMILTDVEQVYIRYGTKEQQPLQNATLSEIKQYYEQGEFPPGNMGPKILAAIRFLEYGGKKVIISNIEKGWEALQGKTGTTIV; encoded by the coding sequence ATGCAGAAAAGAGCAGTAATTGCCCTTGGCGGAAATGCACTGATCAAAAAAGGACAAAAAGGAACTATTTACGAACAATTTGCAAACACTCGAGAAAGCTGTAAAGCTATTGTGAACATGATTCACGCAGGTTGGGATGTCGCGATCACGCATGGTAATGGACCACAGGTTGGTGCAATTTTTCTTCAAAATGAAGCTGCAAAACATATTACACCGGCTATGCCTCTTGGGATATGTGTAGCTGAAAGTGAGGGGTTAATCGGCTATATGATCCAACAATGCCTTTCAAACGCGTTACGGAAGAATCGTATCGAAAAACCAGTTATCGCATTAATTACACAGGTTCTGGTTGATCGAGATGACCCTTCTCTTTTGAATCCGACAAAACCAATAGGACCATATTATACCGAGGAAGAAGCCAAGCAGATGATCCGTGATGGATATACGATGACCAAACTTCCACGAGGATGGAGGATGCTTGCCCCTTCACCAGATCCAAAAAAAATTGTTGAAGGCGACGTTATCAAAAAACTTCTTGACGATGGTATTATCGTGATAGCATCTGGAGGAGGTGGCATGCCCGTTATTGAAAAACAAGGCTGGGGTCTTGATGGTCTTGAAGCAGTTGTCGATAAGGATCTTGCTGCAGAGCGACTCGCAGAGGCAGTCAATGCAGAACTACTTATGATACTGACCGATGTTGAACAGGTCTATATTCGATATGGAACCAAAGAACAGCAACCTCTTCAGAACGCAACGTTGTCAGAGATTAAACAGTACTATGAACAAGGAGAATTTCCTCCGGGTAATATGGGACCAAAAATACTTGCAGCAATCCGCTTTCTTGAGTACGGTGGAAAAAAAGTCATTATTAGTAATATCGAAAAAGGCTGGGAAGCATTACAGGGGAAAACCGGGACGACGATAGTCTAA